A part of Haloarchaeobius sp. HME9146 genomic DNA contains:
- the aglG gene encoding glucosyl-dolichyl phosphate glucuronosyltransferase codes for MKVSVVVCTYPTDRYECFHECVESVLEQTYEDLEVVLVIDGNEEVYEWTVDDFGDVPNLRIHCNDENRGISYSRTKGAELADGEIVAMIDDDATAEPDWIETLVGTYESTDALAVGGDVRPDWQVEKPDFFPDEFYWLVGCVEPGFAEDGEEVRNTYGSNISYRRDVFLNVGGYDPNTGRKGEKHLQAHEAPVGIRMLEEYGRGMVFIEDAVVHHKLFDYRGDYRWLVSRSFWQGYSKRVMDLLYPNAPDDKSAYLKQLMTQYVPKRIAELVRSPSMPKVKQLVTIFVFTAVVGLGYLYAMVTPDVVEKANA; via the coding sequence ATGAAAGTATCCGTCGTCGTCTGTACCTATCCGACGGACCGCTACGAGTGCTTCCACGAGTGCGTCGAAAGTGTGCTCGAACAGACATACGAAGACCTCGAGGTGGTACTGGTTATCGACGGAAACGAGGAAGTGTACGAGTGGACTGTCGATGATTTCGGTGACGTGCCTAATCTCCGAATCCACTGTAACGACGAGAACCGTGGTATCTCCTACAGCCGGACGAAAGGTGCGGAGCTGGCCGACGGTGAGATTGTCGCGATGATCGACGACGATGCCACTGCGGAACCGGACTGGATAGAGACGCTGGTCGGGACGTACGAGAGTACGGATGCACTGGCAGTTGGTGGAGACGTTAGGCCAGACTGGCAAGTCGAGAAACCGGATTTCTTTCCCGACGAGTTCTATTGGCTCGTCGGCTGCGTCGAACCAGGGTTCGCCGAGGATGGTGAAGAAGTCCGGAATACGTATGGGTCGAACATATCCTACCGGCGCGATGTGTTCTTGAACGTCGGTGGGTACGACCCGAACACGGGTCGGAAGGGCGAGAAACACCTCCAGGCGCACGAAGCCCCCGTCGGAATTCGGATGCTAGAGGAGTACGGGAGAGGGATGGTATTCATTGAGGACGCGGTCGTCCACCACAAACTCTTCGACTACCGGGGCGACTACAGGTGGCTGGTCAGCCGGTCGTTCTGGCAGGGATACTCGAAGCGAGTCATGGACCTGCTGTACCCCAACGCACCCGACGACAAGAGCGCGTACCTGAAGCAGCTTATGACGCAGTACGTGCCGAAACGGATTGCCGAACTCGTTCGGTCCCCGTCGATGCCGAAGGTGAAACAGTTGGTCACGATCTTCGTCTTCACCGCTGTCGTCGGACTCGGCTACCTGTACGCGATGGTGACGCCTGACGTCGTCGAGAAGGCGAACGCGTAA
- a CDS encoding lysylphosphatidylglycerol synthase transmembrane domain-containing protein: MNRIQSYGSHPFVRHGVTLAVLAFSTVYLWTTVDIFIAIEQVKSANLKIWVLSLIVFYATILFRTIRWRFLLSGMGLEPELRSANRLMFLSLFFNTILPAKSGDLYRCYSASEEYGESKSAHIGTVAVERTTDITLLLLGLLIGSASLFERLILSRLSGTAALGVSIVGMSVTAFYVILSYHELVPQKVRDISVEFLRGFTATTTFSGTLVFLLLSIVIWSMNVVRIGLVTMSVGINMSLLNIFLIAILITVLTGLPITPAGIGIVEAITTSTLVFFGIAASDGLAFVLVDRMITIVSMVVFGSVYFYYTQSNRNLPSRDLEKP, from the coding sequence ATGAATCGAATTCAGTCCTATGGGTCACATCCATTCGTGAGACATGGAGTAACACTAGCGGTTTTGGCATTTTCTACAGTGTACCTTTGGACGACTGTCGACATATTTATTGCAATAGAACAGGTTAAATCAGCTAATTTAAAAATCTGGGTTCTATCCCTCATCGTGTTTTACGCGACAATTTTATTCCGTACAATCAGGTGGCGATTTTTGTTATCAGGGATGGGGTTGGAGCCGGAACTACGTTCAGCAAACAGACTGATGTTCTTGAGTCTGTTCTTCAATACGATTCTTCCTGCAAAAAGTGGAGACCTCTATCGCTGTTATTCTGCATCGGAAGAATACGGCGAAAGTAAGAGTGCTCACATTGGTACCGTCGCGGTAGAACGAACAACGGATATCACGCTTCTCCTGCTCGGTCTTCTCATCGGATCGGCATCGTTATTTGAACGACTCATATTATCGCGCCTTTCCGGCACTGCCGCACTAGGTGTCAGCATCGTTGGTATGAGTGTAACGGCATTCTATGTGATTTTATCTTACCATGAACTGGTCCCTCAGAAGGTAAGAGATATATCTGTGGAGTTTTTGAGGGGATTTACTGCAACGACAACATTCAGCGGTACGTTGGTGTTTCTTTTGTTGAGCATCGTCATCTGGTCGATGAACGTGGTTCGAATTGGGCTCGTCACGATGTCTGTAGGAATTAATATGAGTCTTCTCAATATCTTTCTCATCGCGATTCTCATTACGGTTCTTACCGGACTACCAATTACGCCTGCTGGCATCGGCATCGTAGAGGCGATTACCACATCAACGCTCGTGTTCTTCGGCATCGCTGCAAGCGATGGTCTCGCATTTGTTCTCGTAGATCGAATGATCACCATCGTGTCGATGGTGGTGTTCGGTTCTGTGTACTTCTATTACACCCAATCAAATAGGAACCTCCCGTCACGAGACCTCGAGAAGCCTTGA
- a CDS encoding sulfatase — protein sequence MDEELDDIVLVTVDSLRADHCGFMGCEKPTTPTLDTFAEDGLVFENAIAPGPSTSESVPAILTGHYPVPRPNSQTTIDERIDQIAPHMEARTNLAQRMSSLGYRTAAFTPNPFTSRYFGYGNGFDKYQDFLDGSRNKLYERFLKGTFSGSRLYMPVRIMMNWFQREEAFKPWSDFYNEIIEWTNQSDEPYFIWIFLMDAHHPYLPSEDHRSISKPDLYYANWKLRYKNYEPPLGKRAHQNLVQSYCDSIKYVDEFVDRITRDLADDDPTIIFTSDHGESFGEHGTYEHHGGAFGQNGEQEYHSYLYEENIHVPLLIINSKRAGRVEEPVSLRSLSKIVVDEAVGRNETAYGEKFVTSQSMNGEKIAVRGRRYKYIQTNQGSKLYDLQKGEDAEIDNDVLHEQLARIAAISTQTDKESTDIVKAGFDVASKSDL from the coding sequence ATGGATGAAGAATTAGACGATATCGTTCTTGTAACGGTCGATAGTCTCCGAGCAGACCATTGTGGGTTTATGGGGTGCGAGAAACCCACGACACCTACATTGGACACATTCGCAGAAGATGGTTTAGTCTTCGAGAATGCGATTGCTCCGGGACCGAGCACGTCGGAATCCGTTCCTGCAATCCTCACCGGCCACTACCCAGTTCCTCGACCGAACAGTCAGACCACGATAGACGAGCGAATCGACCAGATTGCACCGCACATGGAGGCCCGGACGAATCTTGCACAGCGCATGTCGTCGCTTGGATATCGGACTGCAGCATTCACCCCTAACCCATTCACGTCTCGGTACTTCGGATACGGAAATGGTTTTGATAAGTATCAAGATTTCTTGGACGGCTCTCGAAATAAGCTATATGAACGTTTTTTAAAAGGTACATTCAGCGGAAGTCGACTCTATATGCCAGTTCGGATTATGATGAACTGGTTCCAACGAGAAGAGGCATTCAAGCCGTGGAGTGATTTCTACAACGAGATTATTGAATGGACAAATCAGTCCGACGAACCTTACTTCATCTGGATATTCCTGATGGATGCCCATCACCCGTATTTGCCATCAGAGGACCACCGATCAATTTCCAAGCCGGATCTCTACTACGCAAACTGGAAACTCCGGTACAAGAACTACGAACCCCCGCTGGGTAAGCGAGCACACCAAAACTTGGTACAGTCGTATTGTGACTCTATCAAGTACGTCGATGAGTTCGTAGACCGAATCACCAGGGACTTAGCAGACGACGACCCAACAATCATCTTCACATCTGACCACGGAGAGTCATTTGGTGAACATGGAACGTATGAACATCACGGAGGAGCGTTCGGCCAGAATGGAGAACAAGAGTATCACTCGTACTTATACGAAGAGAATATACATGTCCCACTGCTCATTATCAATAGTAAACGGGCGGGAAGAGTGGAGGAACCGGTATCTCTCCGATCCCTTTCGAAAATTGTCGTTGACGAAGCTGTCGGCCGGAACGAGACAGCATACGGGGAGAAATTCGTAACCTCGCAATCAATGAACGGAGAAAAGATCGCAGTACGCGGTCGCCGGTACAAGTACATCCAGACTAATCAAGGATCGAAACTGTATGACCTACAGAAAGGAGAAGATGCGGAGATAGATAACGACGTACTTCATGAGCAACTAGCAAGGATTGCGGCGATTAGCACTCAAACCGATAAGGAATCAACGGACATCGTGAAGGCAGGATTCGATGTGGCCTCAAAAAGTGACTTATAA
- a CDS encoding DolP-mannose mannosyltransferase: MQRLLSQRRSNSWLIGTVCLLLIIQFISVARTVTSTSKTEITPDVLYYLHFGWSITQGVTPYVHFWDPKPPLVHELSFLMATITGENMLLLYIFSIAVTGLAAVLCGVLVALLTFELTDSGSAAVFSAAALYSFAGFHITASQGYRPKFFAALFGLLGIYLLLKERNFSAGLFTAMSAAFWQLAIIYVLVVAGYLIFHRDKTSLLWLVAGALTAVILVVFPFFIWWDVTALVGGAIIAPLSSSDSWSLLELLTRLYNVPLRLKYATIVVVFAIPATVTAVADDERDPVIAVAGTAWFALQILFLDFDGTVDLVVCFPFVAILMGYYFSSLRINRQQTLALVFAVCLLVSGIGSGGLGLVFGSVQTNDTGIDQTDRGIYGAIGTLAKQQMGVSDTTNQPDESVRDSVPSIYTLYWEKQLPDRCHYWINKQSKTYIERTGTDPTQEVCTY, translated from the coding sequence ATGCAACGGCTGTTATCTCAGCGACGTTCAAACTCGTGGCTGATAGGAACTGTTTGTCTATTACTAATAATACAGTTCATCTCGGTTGCTAGGACTGTAACTTCAACCTCAAAAACGGAGATTACACCCGATGTTTTGTATTACCTTCATTTCGGGTGGTCTATCACGCAAGGGGTAACTCCTTATGTTCATTTTTGGGACCCTAAGCCGCCGCTTGTTCACGAATTGAGTTTTCTCATGGCAACTATCACTGGGGAAAACATGTTATTGTTGTATATATTCAGTATCGCAGTGACAGGGCTGGCAGCCGTTCTCTGCGGTGTACTGGTTGCACTATTAACATTCGAACTAACAGATAGTGGTTCTGCTGCAGTATTTTCTGCCGCAGCTCTTTATTCATTCGCAGGGTTCCACATCACGGCCTCACAAGGTTATCGCCCAAAATTCTTCGCCGCACTTTTTGGACTGCTCGGAATCTATCTTCTGCTAAAAGAGCGGAATTTCTCGGCCGGGCTTTTTACTGCGATGAGTGCCGCTTTCTGGCAACTTGCAATCATATATGTGCTCGTTGTAGCCGGTTACCTAATCTTTCACCGGGATAAAACGTCACTGCTGTGGTTAGTAGCTGGAGCTCTTACAGCTGTTATCCTCGTCGTCTTTCCATTTTTCATCTGGTGGGATGTCACCGCGTTAGTTGGCGGTGCGATTATCGCACCCCTGTCTTCATCTGATAGCTGGTCACTGCTTGAGCTCCTCACTCGATTATACAATGTTCCACTTCGTTTAAAATACGCTACTATAGTCGTCGTATTCGCGATTCCTGCCACGGTTACTGCCGTTGCTGATGACGAACGAGATCCGGTTATTGCCGTGGCTGGGACTGCGTGGTTCGCACTTCAAATACTGTTCCTCGACTTCGATGGCACAGTTGACCTCGTTGTTTGTTTCCCTTTCGTAGCAATCTTGATGGGCTATTATTTTTCTTCATTAAGGATTAACCGACAGCAAACTCTTGCACTCGTTTTCGCTGTCTGTTTACTTGTGAGTGGGATTGGTTCAGGTGGTCTGGGACTTGTATTTGGTTCCGTCCAGACGAACGACACAGGAATTGATCAGACCGACCGGGGTATCTACGGAGCCATCGGTACGCTCGCAAAACAACAGATGGGTGTCTCAGACACCACGAATCAACCAGACGAGTCTGTCCGAGACAGTGTTCCCTCCATTTACACGCTTTATTGGGAAAAGCAACTCCCAGATCGGTGCCACTATTGGATTAACAAGCAATCAAAAACGTATATCGAACGAACGGGGACGGACCCGACCCAGGAGGTTTGCACCTACTAA
- a CDS encoding UbiA prenyltransferase family protein: MFLGIVFSKNLFEMNKMLTLIVGAASFTAIAGATYIFNDISDIEEDRAHPRKQHRPIASGDLPVSIAAVVAGFLVVGGLTAAYWVGTLFFGMLIIYIAQNVLYSLYLKRVALVDVLVIAFGFVLRAIAGVFAIDAKLSPWLIVSTFLLALVLALGKRRGEIENVENINQTRPALRVYMRGSIDNLLLITMSSLLMAYSLYTFSGTSSMMMLTIPCAFFGVFRYHYLLESKNIAGKPEYLLTDPQTILNMLIWVALSIIVLYEVPQLILSYLV; this comes from the coding sequence ATGTTCCTTGGCATCGTCTTCTCGAAAAATTTGTTCGAAATGAACAAAATGCTGACGCTAATCGTTGGTGCTGCTTCGTTCACAGCAATTGCGGGAGCAACCTACATTTTCAACGACATCAGCGACATTGAGGAGGACCGCGCTCATCCACGGAAGCAGCATCGGCCAATTGCCAGCGGTGATCTTCCGGTTTCAATCGCAGCGGTGGTTGCTGGCTTCCTTGTCGTTGGCGGCTTGACTGCCGCATACTGGGTTGGAACACTCTTTTTCGGCATGCTTATTATATACATTGCCCAAAACGTGTTATACTCACTGTATCTCAAGCGAGTGGCGCTCGTTGACGTACTCGTTATCGCTTTCGGGTTCGTCCTTAGAGCAATCGCTGGAGTCTTTGCGATTGATGCAAAACTGAGTCCTTGGCTGATTGTAAGCACATTTCTGTTGGCATTAGTACTTGCGCTCGGAAAACGGCGAGGAGAAATCGAAAACGTCGAAAATATCAACCAAACCCGACCTGCACTGCGTGTTTATATGAGAGGCTCGATTGATAATTTGCTTTTAATTACTATGTCGAGTCTTTTGATGGCATATTCACTTTATACGTTCTCCGGGACGAGCTCAATGATGATGCTTACTATTCCTTGTGCGTTTTTTGGCGTTTTCCGATATCACTATTTGTTGGAGTCAAAAAATATTGCGGGTAAGCCAGAATATTTGCTCACCGACCCTCAAACCATACTTAATATGTTAATTTGGGTTGCGCTGTCAATCATAGTTCTTTATGAGGTACCACAACTGATTCTATCGTATCTGGTATGA
- a CDS encoding PHP domain-containing protein yields MKLYDLQVHTDASPCSRISPEKLVEGAVDAGLDGIAVTDHDTIKNVKFVEQAAPPSLDIIPAAEITTTQGHLLALGISEVPPQTDPISVIEHVHDQGGVAVLSHPFDTFRQYYNQDLEEIAAHVDGVETCNSRCIMPRFNREAKQFAEEYDLAQTGGSDGHFQLELGRAYTLCQGDPLDAIRNGDCAPRGRGSYLSGHIATKVHQSLTRVGI; encoded by the coding sequence ATGAAACTGTACGACCTCCAAGTACACACAGATGCGTCGCCTTGTTCGCGGATATCTCCCGAAAAACTGGTCGAGGGCGCAGTTGATGCAGGCCTCGATGGTATTGCGGTCACGGACCACGATACGATAAAAAATGTTAAATTCGTCGAGCAAGCTGCTCCCCCGAGTCTAGATATTATTCCTGCCGCAGAAATAACGACTACTCAAGGACATCTACTTGCATTAGGGATTTCTGAGGTACCTCCACAGACCGACCCAATTAGTGTTATCGAGCATGTTCATGACCAAGGTGGGGTTGCTGTACTTTCACATCCTTTCGATACATTTCGCCAGTATTACAATCAGGATTTGGAAGAGATAGCCGCCCACGTAGACGGCGTCGAAACCTGTAACTCTCGATGTATTATGCCGAGGTTCAACAGAGAAGCAAAGCAATTTGCAGAAGAATATGATCTCGCCCAAACAGGCGGGAGTGACGGTCACTTTCAACTGGAGCTAGGTCGGGCATATACCCTTTGTCAGGGTGACCCACTAGATGCGATTCGGAACGGAGATTGTGCTCCCAGAGGTCGCGGTAGTTATTTATCTGGTCATATCGCGACGAAGGTTCACCAGAGCCTAACTCGAGTCGGGATTTAA
- a CDS encoding glycosyltransferase family 4 protein, producing MKVMFAPFFSGNQYQELLSSALREEGVEVIGERWNIPFSPLLLQVILSRVDVLHVHWTHPYFLFGSKRQLYSLPLSRLVCHVAAIVFLLQVWMASIVCERVVWTIHNRCNHEQRYEDLDQWVSRRLLRTVDGVQVWDSRTREEIESYLDVSLPEVYEVAHGNYRPLYEDQSYSREEAREAIGVDDCERVYLFFGVIRPYKQVPLLIERFQALDEDGACLVVAGNPKYTDLRDEIEQLARGDDTVHLHMEYIPDEEVPLYFSAADAAVFPYKHIFNSGSVLLAMTLGVPFVAPDKGSIKSVSPPDNILYDDLDEGLKRLSEFSLEELDSIGTQNRETAETNHDWSDIAAEHASMYRV from the coding sequence ATGAAAGTGATGTTCGCCCCCTTCTTTTCGGGGAACCAATATCAGGAGCTGCTCTCTTCGGCGCTACGGGAGGAGGGGGTCGAAGTGATCGGCGAGCGGTGGAACATCCCATTTTCCCCGTTGCTTCTCCAGGTAATCTTGTCGAGGGTAGATGTACTTCACGTCCATTGGACACACCCGTATTTCCTTTTCGGGAGCAAGCGTCAGCTGTACTCGCTGCCCCTAAGCAGATTGGTGTGTCATGTCGCTGCCATCGTCTTCCTGCTGCAGGTCTGGATGGCATCGATAGTCTGTGAGAGAGTGGTGTGGACCATCCACAACAGATGCAACCACGAACAACGATACGAGGACCTCGACCAGTGGGTGAGCCGCCGTCTTCTCCGCACCGTCGACGGTGTGCAGGTGTGGGATAGTCGGACTCGCGAAGAGATTGAATCGTATCTGGACGTATCGCTCCCAGAGGTCTACGAGGTCGCTCACGGGAACTATCGTCCGCTCTATGAGGACCAATCCTACTCCAGAGAAGAAGCGAGGGAGGCGATTGGCGTCGACGACTGCGAACGGGTGTATCTGTTCTTCGGAGTGATTCGACCGTACAAGCAGGTTCCGCTGCTCATCGAGCGATTTCAGGCACTTGACGAAGACGGTGCGTGTCTCGTGGTCGCGGGTAATCCCAAGTATACGGACCTGCGAGACGAGATTGAACAGCTTGCGAGAGGGGATGATACGGTACACCTCCACATGGAATACATCCCTGACGAGGAGGTCCCGCTGTACTTTTCGGCCGCCGATGCAGCGGTTTTCCCGTACAAGCACATCTTCAACTCCGGCTCTGTTTTACTCGCGATGACTCTCGGGGTACCGTTCGTCGCTCCGGATAAAGGGAGCATCAAGTCCGTTTCTCCCCCTGACAACATCCTGTACGACGACCTTGACGAGGGGCTCAAACGGCTCTCTGAGTTCTCCCTGGAAGAGTTGGACTCCATCGGCACCCAGAACAGAGAAACAGCCGAGACGAACCACGACTGGTCGGACATCGCTGCCGAGCACGCCTCAATGTACCGAGTCTAA
- a CDS encoding sulfatase-like hydrolase/transferase, which yields MAQRNIVLVVLDSVRKDFFDEYAPRIRSRSDISFEQCRAVSSWSTPSHASMISGELPSVHGVHTHSPSFSSLPLERTFFDELDEATTIGVSANEFASSSYEFDRYFDRFVETSATHWYPDGADPLEALDEIDSEGASKHLQLLRSILGHPNTSKSLVNLLVAAAHSLSESRPVPKPVDDDLTPVLRAAKREVRDVDSPYFLFLNIMEAHMPLQHVVGFDSELHDAPWSWSSSSKGVWELMDGDHEDYWETREGVYAAAIDYIDRKVASFAEWLDARDDCETTIIVTSDHGENHGRESEGGLVNHKSSLSEGLLHVPLEIINPPKDLESVTDFVSHAKLPRLITGIANGSVPDVTEEVITAELVGLSAGPEPPEDYDYWDRAMRCAYRSSEKVVWDSLGETQWFELEPETSSTETRVESTDGIPDWATDRFATEIVDFKREAVSNASKPDVSGSTEQRLKNLGYL from the coding sequence ATGGCGCAACGGAACATCGTACTCGTCGTTCTGGACTCGGTCCGGAAGGACTTCTTCGACGAGTACGCCCCGCGAATTCGAAGCAGATCCGACATTTCCTTCGAGCAGTGTCGGGCAGTGAGCTCCTGGAGCACACCGAGTCACGCGAGCATGATTTCGGGGGAACTTCCGTCGGTGCACGGTGTACACACCCATTCTCCAAGTTTCAGTTCTTTGCCGCTTGAGCGGACATTCTTCGACGAGCTGGACGAAGCGACGACGATCGGAGTCAGTGCGAACGAGTTCGCGAGCTCGTCCTACGAGTTCGATCGTTACTTCGACCGGTTCGTCGAGACCTCGGCGACGCACTGGTATCCAGATGGCGCAGACCCACTGGAAGCCCTCGACGAAATCGATTCGGAAGGGGCGTCGAAGCATCTCCAACTTCTGCGGTCGATTCTCGGGCATCCGAACACGAGTAAGAGTCTGGTGAACCTCCTGGTCGCTGCCGCACACAGTCTCTCGGAGAGCAGGCCGGTACCGAAACCGGTCGACGACGACTTGACCCCCGTCCTCCGCGCGGCAAAGCGAGAAGTGCGTGACGTAGATTCTCCCTACTTTCTCTTCTTGAACATAATGGAGGCCCACATGCCGCTACAGCACGTGGTTGGGTTCGATTCCGAGCTGCACGACGCTCCGTGGTCCTGGAGTTCCTCCTCGAAGGGCGTCTGGGAACTCATGGATGGTGACCACGAGGACTACTGGGAGACCCGGGAAGGCGTCTACGCGGCCGCAATCGATTATATCGACCGCAAGGTGGCTTCCTTCGCGGAGTGGCTCGACGCGAGAGACGATTGCGAGACGACCATCATCGTCACTTCAGATCACGGAGAGAACCACGGCAGGGAGTCAGAGGGCGGGCTCGTCAACCACAAAAGTAGCCTGTCGGAAGGATTGCTCCACGTCCCTCTCGAGATTATCAACCCGCCGAAGGACCTGGAGTCGGTCACCGACTTCGTCTCGCATGCGAAGCTGCCCAGATTGATCACGGGAATCGCGAACGGGTCCGTCCCAGACGTCACTGAAGAAGTGATAACGGCCGAACTGGTGGGACTCAGCGCAGGCCCTGAACCCCCCGAGGACTACGATTACTGGGATCGTGCGATGAGATGCGCGTACCGGAGCTCGGAGAAGGTCGTCTGGGATTCCTTAGGCGAGACACAGTGGTTCGAGTTGGAACCCGAAACAAGTTCCACGGAAACGAGAGTCGAGTCGACCGATGGCATCCCGGACTGGGCTACTGACCGATTCGCAACCGAAATAGTGGATTTCAAGCGGGAAGCAGTCTCCAATGCCTCGAAACCGGACGTTAGTGGGTCGACGGAGCAACGTCTGAAGAACCTCGGATACCTATGA
- a CDS encoding flippase, giving the protein MADSSLRELLKGSGLVFVGRISELGISFAVALIVARELGKEGYGTVSLGATVLAVVSTLVVLGTHTGVGRYLPRYEDPAKRRGILVSAFQLTMPLGILAGAAVFFSGEFIATNIWNDESLTPILRLFGLAIPFGALVKYVQGAMQGSKLSGPKVIVQNITLPLTRLVLAAGAVLLGYGVLEVASAYAAAFVVASVLGVYYLYTRTPLFSREPYEPMHRELLGFSLPLVVTILMARILGDLDIFLLASYSTTAAVGVYNVIYPISNLVLLVLSSVAFLTVPILSELHSEDEFEEMDRMYKILTKWVFISTLPIFLFLALFPTISIKYTFGQEYVGGSLALVILSAGFFFRTIMGPNRDTLTAIGHTRLIMYDNITAATTNVVLNVLLIPRYQLVGAALATAISYTVLNLLYGVQLYRRTGIQPFSTPLVKPALVAGVVISVLYYGLRANVSITLPISILALTCFLLVYGLALLRFGGIENEDVELVLDFEDKYDVDLGPLKTAAKRLM; this is encoded by the coding sequence ATGGCCGACTCTTCGCTCAGAGAACTGCTCAAAGGAAGCGGCCTCGTGTTCGTCGGCCGAATTTCTGAACTCGGTATCTCGTTCGCTGTCGCACTGATCGTCGCCCGGGAACTCGGGAAGGAAGGATACGGAACAGTCAGTCTCGGCGCGACCGTCTTGGCGGTCGTCTCTACCCTGGTGGTCCTCGGGACCCATACCGGGGTGGGGAGATATCTCCCACGCTACGAAGACCCAGCCAAGCGCCGTGGTATCCTCGTTTCTGCCTTCCAGCTCACGATGCCACTCGGAATCCTTGCTGGTGCTGCCGTGTTCTTCAGTGGGGAGTTCATCGCGACGAACATCTGGAACGACGAGTCTCTGACCCCAATATTACGCCTGTTCGGTCTCGCGATTCCGTTCGGTGCGCTGGTGAAATACGTTCAGGGAGCGATGCAGGGGTCGAAACTCTCTGGTCCGAAAGTGATCGTTCAGAACATCACGCTCCCGCTCACGAGGCTCGTGCTCGCAGCAGGCGCCGTCCTCCTGGGCTACGGTGTGCTCGAAGTTGCATCGGCCTACGCTGCCGCGTTCGTCGTCGCCAGCGTACTTGGGGTCTATTACCTGTACACACGCACTCCCCTGTTCTCCCGGGAACCGTACGAGCCCATGCATCGGGAGTTGCTCGGGTTCTCCCTTCCCCTCGTGGTCACTATCCTGATGGCACGGATACTGGGAGACCTCGACATCTTCCTCCTCGCGAGTTACTCCACGACCGCGGCAGTAGGTGTCTACAACGTAATCTATCCGATCTCCAATCTCGTTCTGCTCGTCTTGTCATCGGTAGCGTTCCTGACCGTCCCGATTCTCTCTGAACTCCATTCCGAAGACGAGTTCGAAGAGATGGACAGGATGTACAAGATACTGACCAAGTGGGTGTTCATATCGACGCTTCCCATCTTCCTGTTCCTGGCGCTGTTTCCGACAATCTCGATCAAGTATACGTTCGGACAGGAGTACGTCGGTGGGAGCCTCGCGCTGGTGATTCTCTCTGCCGGGTTCTTCTTCCGGACCATAATGGGCCCGAATCGGGACACGTTGACCGCAATCGGACACACGCGCCTGATAATGTACGACAACATCACCGCGGCGACCACCAACGTCGTGCTCAACGTCCTATTGATTCCCCGGTACCAACTGGTCGGAGCCGCCCTGGCAACCGCGATCTCGTACACTGTCCTGAATCTTCTGTACGGGGTTCAACTCTACCGGCGAACGGGAATCCAGCCCTTCAGCACGCCATTGGTCAAACCAGCATTGGTTGCCGGAGTGGTTATAAGCGTCTTGTATTACGGCCTGCGGGCGAACGTGTCGATCACGCTCCCGATCTCGATCCTCGCACTCACGTGTTTCCTACTCGTGTACGGGCTGGCACTGTTGCGTTTCGGTGGCATCGAAAACGAGGACGTCGAATTGGTACTCGACTTCGAGGACAAGTACGACGTCGACCTCGGCCCGCTGAAGACGGCGGCGAAGCGGCTGATGTGA
- the aglF gene encoding UTP--glucose-1-phosphate uridylyltransferase AglF gives MKAVVLAAGKGTRLRPLTDDKPKGMVEVAGKPIITHCLEQLRDLGADEFVLVVGYMKEKIISHYGDEFEGIPITYAHQREQKGLAHALLTVEEHIDDDFMLMLGDNIFDANLKDVVRRQREDRADAAFLVEEVPWEEASRYGVCATNQYGEITDVVEKPEDPPSNLVMTGFYTFTPAIFHACHLVQPSNRGEYEISDAVDLLIQSGRTIDAIRIDGWRSDIGYPEDRDEAERKLQEGETGGGEASVENQAN, from the coding sequence ATGAAAGCAGTCGTCCTCGCAGCAGGGAAGGGTACGCGATTGCGGCCACTCACCGACGACAAACCGAAGGGTATGGTCGAGGTCGCCGGAAAACCAATCATCACGCACTGTCTGGAGCAACTCCGTGACCTGGGTGCCGACGAGTTCGTTCTGGTCGTCGGCTACATGAAAGAGAAGATCATCAGCCACTACGGGGACGAGTTCGAAGGAATCCCGATTACCTACGCGCACCAGCGCGAGCAGAAGGGTCTCGCACACGCCCTGCTGACCGTCGAGGAACACATCGACGACGACTTCATGCTGATGCTTGGGGACAACATCTTCGATGCGAACCTGAAAGACGTGGTCCGCCGCCAGCGTGAGGATAGAGCTGATGCAGCTTTCCTGGTTGAGGAAGTGCCTTGGGAGGAGGCGAGTCGCTACGGTGTCTGTGCGACGAATCAATACGGTGAGATTACGGACGTCGTCGAGAAACCAGAGGACCCACCCTCGAATCTGGTTATGACCGGCTTCTATACATTCACGCCTGCAATCTTCCACGCGTGTCACCTGGTGCAGCCGTCTAATCGTGGCGAGTACGAGATTTCGGATGCTGTGGACCTGCTGATTCAGAGTGGACGGACCATCGACGCGATTCGCATCGACGGGTGGCGGTCGGATATCGGGTACCCAGAGGACCGTGACGAGGCGGAACGGAAACTCCAGGAGGGAGAGACGGGAGGTGGCGAGGCGTCGGTCGAGAATCAGGCGAACTGA